The following proteins come from a genomic window of Maribacter sp. HTCC2170:
- the topA gene encoding type I DNA topoisomerase, whose product MAKNLVIVESPAKAKTIEKFLGKDFKVESSFGHIADLPSKELGVDVDNDFKPKYIVDKDKKALVKKLKDLAKKAETIWLASDEDREGEAISWHLSETLGLEKEKTKRIVFNSITKSAIQKAIENPREINYNLVNAQQARRVLDRLVGYQLSPVLWKKIKPGLSAGRVQSVAVRLIVEREREIEAFTAQASFRISAEFKTENGGVFTAKLGKTFTTKEEAESFLNKNIGANFSIGSLDKKPAKKSPSAPFTTSTLQQEASRKLYFSVARTMQVAQRLYEAGLITYMRTDSVNLSGEAINAAKDAIVENYGEQYSTVRNFKGKSKGAQEAHEAIRPTDMTRQSPSLERDQSKLYELIWKRTIASQMSDAQLERTNVKIKASTHANEFTANGEVIKFDGFLKVYMEGIDDEDTSEEHEGMLPAMNIGDALHNNYITATERFSRPPYRFTEASLVKKLEELGIGRPSTYAPTISTIQNRGYIEKGSVEGSERKYIQFVLEAGSIKEKQLTETVGSDKGKMVPTDIGMIVNDFLVSHFSNILDYNFTAKVEEDFDEIAEGDEDWQKVMKAFYKDFHPTVLDVEENADRASGERVLGKDPKTGKQVSVRLGRFGPMVQIGTVDDEEKPQFASLAPDQSLNTITYEEAMDLFKLPRELGVFEGEEIQANVGRFGPYVKFGKKFVSLAKGESAMDVSLERAIELIKEKQKADAPIALYEGKDVIKGVGRFGPFIKWDGMFINVNKKYDFDNLTQANIEELIEAKKQKEIDKLIQEWPEEGIRIEKARWGRHNILKGRVKVELAKTVDATKISLEEAKKLIEKKSPKRKTKAKAKPKAKK is encoded by the coding sequence ATGGCAAAGAATTTAGTTATTGTAGAGTCACCGGCCAAGGCCAAGACCATAGAGAAATTTTTGGGAAAAGATTTTAAAGTTGAATCTAGTTTTGGACATATTGCCGATTTACCTTCAAAAGAATTGGGAGTTGATGTTGACAATGATTTTAAACCAAAATATATTGTTGACAAAGACAAGAAAGCACTTGTAAAAAAACTTAAGGATTTAGCGAAGAAAGCTGAGACCATATGGTTGGCGAGTGATGAAGATCGTGAAGGAGAAGCCATTTCCTGGCATCTTTCTGAGACCTTGGGCTTGGAAAAAGAAAAGACAAAAAGAATTGTTTTTAATTCTATCACAAAGTCTGCGATTCAGAAGGCCATTGAGAACCCTAGAGAAATAAATTATAATTTGGTTAACGCCCAACAGGCTAGAAGGGTTTTAGATAGGTTAGTGGGTTATCAATTGTCCCCTGTACTCTGGAAAAAAATAAAACCAGGTCTTTCGGCAGGGAGGGTACAGTCAGTAGCTGTACGTTTGATTGTTGAACGCGAACGTGAAATAGAAGCGTTTACGGCACAAGCATCGTTTAGGATATCAGCTGAGTTCAAAACAGAAAATGGAGGGGTGTTTACTGCTAAATTAGGAAAGACTTTCACAACTAAAGAAGAGGCAGAATCATTCTTGAATAAAAATATTGGAGCTAATTTTTCGATAGGTAGCCTTGATAAGAAACCTGCGAAAAAATCTCCTTCTGCTCCTTTTACCACTTCGACCTTGCAACAAGAAGCTTCAAGGAAATTGTATTTTTCTGTAGCGAGAACCATGCAAGTTGCTCAAAGGTTGTACGAGGCAGGACTCATAACTTATATGAGGACAGATAGTGTTAATCTTTCCGGTGAGGCAATAAATGCTGCTAAAGATGCCATTGTAGAAAATTACGGAGAACAATATAGTACTGTTCGAAATTTTAAAGGAAAATCTAAAGGGGCGCAAGAAGCGCACGAAGCGATTCGGCCTACAGATATGACTAGACAGTCTCCTTCTTTGGAACGTGATCAGTCAAAATTGTATGAGTTAATTTGGAAACGAACTATCGCCTCTCAAATGAGCGATGCCCAATTGGAGCGTACGAATGTTAAAATTAAAGCAAGCACCCATGCCAATGAATTCACGGCCAATGGTGAGGTGATTAAATTTGATGGTTTCCTTAAAGTTTATATGGAAGGCATTGATGATGAAGATACCTCGGAAGAACATGAGGGTATGTTGCCAGCGATGAATATTGGTGATGCCTTACATAATAATTATATTACGGCTACAGAACGTTTCTCCAGACCACCTTATAGGTTTACTGAGGCTTCATTGGTTAAAAAACTTGAAGAACTTGGTATTGGTAGACCGTCGACTTATGCCCCAACTATTTCAACCATTCAAAATAGAGGGTATATTGAAAAAGGATCTGTAGAGGGAAGTGAACGAAAGTATATTCAGTTTGTTTTGGAAGCTGGTTCAATAAAAGAAAAACAGCTTACAGAAACCGTTGGTTCAGATAAAGGTAAAATGGTTCCGACCGATATAGGAATGATTGTAAATGACTTCTTGGTTAGTCATTTTTCAAATATTTTGGATTACAACTTTACAGCGAAAGTCGAAGAGGATTTTGATGAGATTGCTGAAGGTGATGAAGATTGGCAGAAAGTAATGAAAGCTTTTTATAAAGATTTTCACCCAACGGTTTTAGATGTTGAGGAGAATGCTGATAGGGCAAGTGGAGAAAGGGTTTTAGGTAAGGACCCAAAGACTGGAAAGCAAGTGTCAGTGCGTTTGGGAAGATTTGGTCCTATGGTTCAAATTGGTACCGTTGATGATGAGGAAAAACCACAATTCGCAAGCTTGGCTCCAGACCAATCGTTGAACACCATTACTTATGAAGAGGCAATGGATTTGTTTAAGCTACCTAGAGAATTAGGGGTTTTTGAAGGAGAAGAAATCCAAGCCAATGTAGGACGGTTTGGTCCTTATGTCAAATTTGGAAAGAAATTCGTTTCATTGGCTAAAGGAGAAAGTGCAATGGATGTTTCTTTGGAAAGGGCCATTGAGCTAATAAAGGAAAAACAAAAGGCAGATGCTCCAATTGCATTATACGAAGGTAAGGATGTAATAAAGGGAGTTGGACGTTTTGGGCCTTTCATCAAGTGGGACGGAATGTTCATCAATGTGAATAAGAAGTATGATTTTGACAATCTTACCCAGGCGAATATTGAAGAATTGATTGAGGCCAAAAAGCAGAAAGAAATTGATAAGTTAATTCAAGAATGGCCAGAGGAAGGTATTCGAATTGAAAAGGCAAGATGGGGAAGGCATAACATCCTGAAGGGTAGGGTTAAGGTTGAATTGGCCAAAACGGTCGATGCAACAAAGATTTCTTTAGAAGAAGCAAAAAAATTGATTGAGAAGAAATCACCAAAGAGAAAAACAAAGGCAAAAGCAAAACCTAAAGCTAAGAAGTAA
- a CDS encoding formimidoylglutamase gives MAFDFLVPVEDRVLAHSELLPPQALGKHIYAHTKKDGLPVLANATIAILGVKESRNAFEKKPEKLDVSSIRIQLYKLLLGNWDSTIVDMGDIEEGETVDDTYFVVKEIIAGLLEENIIPIILGATQDITYPAYRAFDGIRDMINLVAIDSRFDFGMEDELISSHSYMSKIITDKPNNLFNFSNLGYQSYFNAQEEKDLMDRLFFDAYRLGELIKDVSLAEPVLRNAHMVSLDARSIKASEIGVSPSFSPNGFDGREICTIARYAGLSDKVSVFGIYEMENIDQSCQLIAQIIWYFIEGVSFRINETPYSKSEDFTKYTVPTETEQLVYYKSHLTERWWVEVPSILTSHTKDELAALLPCTEQDYLDACNDNIPERWFKAYRKGFN, from the coding sequence ATGGCATTCGATTTTTTGGTCCCTGTAGAAGATAGGGTTCTGGCCCATTCAGAATTATTACCGCCACAGGCACTTGGAAAACATATTTATGCGCACACAAAAAAGGACGGTTTGCCAGTATTGGCAAATGCGACCATAGCGATTTTGGGTGTAAAAGAATCAAGAAACGCCTTTGAAAAGAAACCAGAAAAGCTCGATGTTTCATCTATAAGAATTCAATTATACAAGTTACTTCTTGGTAATTGGGACTCAACAATTGTCGACATGGGTGATATTGAGGAAGGTGAAACAGTAGACGACACATATTTCGTAGTTAAAGAAATAATCGCCGGACTTTTAGAGGAAAATATCATACCTATTATATTAGGAGCTACACAAGATATAACCTATCCGGCATACCGAGCCTTTGATGGTATACGGGATATGATAAACTTAGTGGCGATTGATAGTAGATTTGATTTTGGAATGGAAGATGAATTGATTTCTTCACATTCGTATATGAGTAAGATAATTACTGACAAGCCGAACAATTTGTTTAATTTCTCAAACTTAGGATACCAAAGTTATTTTAATGCACAGGAAGAAAAGGATCTAATGGATCGTTTGTTTTTTGATGCCTACAGGTTGGGAGAATTAATTAAAGATGTATCATTGGCCGAACCTGTTTTGCGTAATGCACACATGGTAAGTCTAGATGCGCGTTCAATCAAAGCCAGTGAGATTGGTGTTTCTCCGAGTTTTTCCCCTAACGGATTTGATGGCCGAGAGATTTGTACAATAGCAAGATACGCTGGCCTCAGTGATAAGGTTAGTGTTTTTGGCATCTATGAAATGGAAAATATTGACCAGTCCTGTCAGCTCATTGCTCAAATAATTTGGTACTTTATTGAAGGGGTGAGTTTCAGGATCAATGAGACGCCCTATTCAAAATCTGAGGACTTCACAAAGTATACCGTTCCAACTGAAACAGAGCAGCTGGTCTATTATAAGAGTCATCTTACCGAGAGATGGTGGGTAGAGGTGCCTTCAATTCTGACTTCACATACTAAAGATGAATTAGCGGCGTTATTACCATGCACTGAACAGGACTATTTAGATGCATGTAATGATAATATTCCTGAAAGGTGGTTCAAGGCCTACAGAAAAGGCTTTAACTGA
- the gldK gene encoding gliding motility lipoprotein GldK, translating into MKKLLLSSIAFVFLLTSCGSKTKGELTGVQGKKWYPEKPYGMELIPRGSFIMGKSEEDQAKVLNAPTKTVTVRSFYMDDTEITNSEYRQFVEWVQDSITRTRMAILADELGLGPDDGGIGEYAFKDADTTKASVYDKYMLDNYSGMGETGYEGRGLNKDIDLIWDVSEYPDEYYTEVMVDSLYIPEEESYNGQRTFDVTKLKYKYSWMDIEAAARSRTGSRKDFIIQEELEIYPDTTVWIRDFEYSYNEPMHNDYFWHDAYSDYPVVGISWKQAQAFCNWRTKFKNDDQKSKGKQFVNKFRLPTEAEWEYAARGGIEGGTYPWGGPYVISDTGCFMANFKPQRGDYAADQALYTVEAKSYEPNDFNLYNMAGNVSEWTNSSYDPSSYDYVSTMNPNGGDGSNARKVIRGGSWKDVAYFLQVSTRDYEYADSARSYVGFRTVQDYMGEEDSTQ; encoded by the coding sequence ATGAAGAAGCTATTGTTATCATCTATAGCATTTGTTTTTTTACTCACCAGTTGTGGGTCCAAAACAAAAGGAGAACTAACCGGCGTCCAAGGAAAAAAATGGTACCCGGAAAAACCTTATGGAATGGAATTGATCCCACGCGGATCTTTCATCATGGGTAAGAGTGAGGAAGACCAAGCTAAAGTTCTCAATGCACCAACCAAGACCGTTACCGTGCGTTCCTTTTATATGGATGACACTGAGATTACAAATAGTGAATATCGCCAGTTTGTAGAATGGGTACAAGATTCCATCACACGAACAAGAATGGCAATTTTGGCCGACGAATTGGGACTAGGTCCTGATGATGGCGGTATTGGTGAATACGCATTTAAAGATGCGGACACAACCAAGGCGTCAGTTTATGACAAGTATATGCTAGACAATTATTCTGGTATGGGTGAAACTGGTTATGAAGGTCGTGGATTGAACAAGGATATAGATTTAATTTGGGATGTTTCAGAGTATCCTGATGAGTACTATACTGAAGTAATGGTTGACTCACTTTATATTCCAGAAGAGGAATCTTATAACGGGCAAAGAACTTTTGACGTAACTAAATTAAAGTACAAATACAGTTGGATGGATATTGAAGCTGCTGCTCGTTCAAGAACTGGTAGTAGAAAAGATTTTATCATTCAAGAGGAATTGGAAATCTATCCTGATACAACAGTTTGGATTAGGGATTTTGAATATTCTTATAATGAGCCAATGCACAATGATTATTTCTGGCATGATGCTTATAGTGATTATCCAGTTGTTGGTATTTCTTGGAAACAAGCACAAGCTTTTTGTAATTGGAGAACTAAGTTCAAGAATGATGACCAAAAAAGTAAAGGCAAGCAATTTGTGAATAAATTTAGATTGCCAACTGAAGCCGAATGGGAGTATGCTGCAAGAGGTGGTATCGAAGGTGGTACATATCCTTGGGGTGGTCCTTATGTAATTAGTGATACTGGTTGTTTTATGGCAAACTTTAAACCACAGCGTGGTGATTATGCAGCCGACCAAGCTTTATATACGGTTGAGGCCAAGTCTTACGAGCCAAACGATTTTAACTTGTACAATATGGCTGGCAATGTATCTGAGTGGACAAACTCTAGTTATGACCCTAGTTCCTATGATTATGTTTCTACTATGAATCCTAATGGCGGTGACGGTAGTAACGCAAGAAAAGTAATCAGGGGTGGTTCTTGGAAAGATGTTGCTTACTTCTTACAAGTGAGTACAAGAGATTACGAATATGCTGATTCAGCACGTAGTTATGTAGGGTTTAGAACCGTACAGGATTATATGGGCGAAGAAGATTCAACCCAATAA
- the gldL gene encoding gliding motility protein GldL, with translation MAQSKSTKKLFNMAYGLGASVVIIGALFKILHWEFGPLTGGLLLAVGLITEALIFAISAFEPVEDEFDWSLVYPELAGGMSSGKDNEMAELKETETSLSKKLDNLLEEAGIDASLMESLGSSIKNFEGAAKGIAPTVDAMESTQKYSEEMVHAAAQMESLNSLYKVQLESASKQATVNEEVVQNASALKDQMESLATNLSSLNGVYGGMLTAMNKS, from the coding sequence ATGGCACAGTCAAAATCAACAAAAAAATTATTTAACATGGCCTATGGGCTTGGAGCATCCGTAGTAATTATTGGTGCATTATTCAAAATCCTTCACTGGGAATTTGGTCCTCTTACTGGTGGTCTATTATTGGCAGTAGGTCTTATTACTGAAGCACTTATTTTTGCTATTAGTGCATTTGAACCAGTAGAAGATGAATTCGATTGGTCTTTAGTATACCCTGAATTAGCCGGTGGTATGTCTAGTGGAAAAGATAATGAAATGGCTGAATTAAAAGAAACTGAAACTTCATTGTCCAAAAAATTGGATAACCTTCTTGAAGAAGCTGGTATTGATGCCAGTCTTATGGAAAGTTTAGGTTCTAGCATCAAGAATTTCGAAGGTGCTGCAAAAGGTATCGCCCCTACAGTTGATGCCATGGAGTCTACTCAGAAATATTCTGAGGAAATGGTACATGCTGCAGCTCAGATGGAATCATTGAATAGCTTATATAAAGTACAATTAGAGAGTGCTAGTAAGCAAGCTACAGTAAACGAAGAAGTAGTACAGAATGCAAGTGCGCTTAAAGATCAAATGGAATCTTTAGCAACTAACCTTTCTTCATTGAACGGTGTTTATGGTGGTATGTTAACTGCAATGAACAAAAGCTAA
- the gldM gene encoding gliding motility protein GldM, giving the protein MAGGKQTPRQKMINLMYLIFIAMLALNMSKEVLAAFGIMNEKLEASNIKTSESNDAFLGSLETKASEDAKKYGELYQNGQKIKSMSQEYFDYLEGIKTGMTEGLEDKKDYARMDNSDFLDQMLFQGDNLSKKGKDFMKRLTDYRDQVAAIAPESLKENVLVRFKTGDENGKVEKRDGTKQDWINYHYEGYPLVASLAKLTALQADVKSTEEDALKSMLEGELTSQVSLTNFRTSLAASKSAFYSGEKYDGKIIISKTDASSTPVRAELTLDGRKLSEGKDYALEAGGIKMLISAGSAGDHEVAGTMFFMQDGEEIPVEVKNSFATISKPNAALIAADKMNVVYRGVANPMSISIPGIPDNKVTASAPGLSKRSASKYVMNPGKGRTVRIVASGVLPDGQRISTPAEFRIKDIPRPAGSIRGESGSAKMPRKNLEIATVGALLEDFDFDLNLKVSGFKFKVPGQPTVSVNGNKLDSRAKSALKRAKRGDAVQIFDVNAYITNNKSYKLKKVSPVVVEITN; this is encoded by the coding sequence ATGGCAGGAGGTAAACAAACACCACGTCAGAAGATGATCAACCTTATGTACTTGATCTTCATCGCGATGCTGGCCTTAAATATGAGTAAAGAAGTATTAGCTGCATTCGGTATCATGAATGAAAAGCTAGAGGCTTCTAACATTAAGACTTCTGAAAGCAACGATGCTTTCTTGGGAAGTCTGGAAACTAAAGCATCTGAAGATGCTAAAAAGTACGGCGAATTATACCAAAACGGCCAAAAGATAAAGTCAATGTCTCAAGAGTATTTTGACTATCTAGAAGGAATTAAAACAGGTATGACCGAAGGCCTTGAAGACAAGAAGGACTATGCTCGTATGGATAACTCGGATTTCTTGGATCAAATGTTGTTCCAAGGAGATAACCTATCTAAAAAAGGTAAGGATTTCATGAAAAGACTTACTGATTATAGAGATCAAGTTGCCGCTATTGCTCCTGAAAGTTTAAAAGAAAACGTACTTGTGCGTTTTAAAACTGGAGATGAGAACGGTAAGGTTGAAAAAAGAGATGGTACAAAGCAAGATTGGATTAACTATCATTATGAAGGTTATCCGTTAGTAGCTTCTTTGGCTAAATTAACTGCGCTTCAGGCTGATGTTAAGTCAACCGAAGAAGATGCATTGAAATCAATGTTGGAAGGTGAGTTAACCAGCCAAGTTTCATTGACGAATTTTAGAACTTCATTAGCTGCAAGTAAATCTGCATTCTATTCAGGTGAAAAATATGATGGTAAAATCATTATCAGTAAAACTGATGCTTCATCAACTCCAGTAAGGGCAGAATTGACCCTTGATGGAAGAAAGCTTTCTGAAGGAAAAGATTATGCTTTGGAAGCTGGTGGAATCAAAATGCTTATCAGTGCCGGTTCTGCAGGTGATCATGAAGTTGCAGGTACGATGTTCTTTATGCAAGATGGTGAAGAGATTCCAGTTGAGGTTAAGAATAGCTTTGCAACGATAAGTAAGCCAAATGCCGCTTTAATAGCTGCTGATAAGATGAACGTTGTTTATCGTGGTGTTGCTAACCCAATGTCGATTTCTATTCCTGGTATTCCTGATAATAAAGTTACTGCTTCAGCTCCTGGTCTTTCCAAGAGAAGCGCCAGTAAATATGTTATGAATCCTGGAAAAGGTAGAACGGTAAGAATAGTTGCATCGGGTGTTTTACCTGATGGTCAACGTATTTCTACTCCAGCCGAGTTTAGAATTAAAGATATTCCAAGACCGGCAGGATCTATCCGAGGAGAATCAGGAAGTGCTAAAATGCCAAGAAAGAACTTGGAAATTGCAACGGTTGGAGCTTTATTGGAAGATTTTGATTTTGATTTGAATCTAAAAGTAAGTGGATTTAAATTCAAAGTCCCTGGTCAACCAACAGTGAGTGTTAATGGTAATAAACTAGACTCAAGAGCTAAATCGGCCTTAAAAAGAGCTAAGCGTGGTGATGCCGTTCAAATATTTGATGTGAATGCATACATTACGAACAACAAGAGTTATAAACTTAAAAAAGTGTCTCCGGTTGTTGTGGAGATTACGAACTAA
- the gldN gene encoding gliding motility protein GldN yields the protein MNWKNVLLIGAVSLLPASILAQANILNAKKPQEIGVRTEAQKALDNDAPLDYGYVDDRDILWSKTIWETIDLDERVNFPLYYPIDTVDIGADRRSLYDVLLKNIKSGKLEDVYVDSYFTEKRKFSELAATLSKKDTTDMGYEQINAGEELSAEFINERDLTAADIEEYRIKGMWYFDKRQGELKYRLLGIAPVAPDVNFIDDESMDPADAKVELFWVWYPGARQLLHDAKVFNQRNSAQPISFDMLLNARRFNGVIYREDNVHGDRKVNDYIADNALFQLLEAKRIKEVIRDREQDMWAY from the coding sequence ATGAATTGGAAGAATGTTTTATTAATCGGAGCCGTTAGTTTACTGCCCGCATCCATTTTGGCCCAAGCAAACATATTGAATGCGAAGAAGCCACAAGAAATTGGTGTGAGGACAGAAGCACAAAAAGCTTTGGACAATGATGCTCCTTTAGATTATGGTTATGTAGATGATAGGGATATCCTTTGGTCTAAAACCATTTGGGAGACCATTGACTTGGATGAGCGTGTTAATTTTCCATTATATTACCCTATTGATACGGTAGATATTGGTGCTGATAGGCGATCATTGTATGATGTTCTTTTGAAGAACATCAAGAGTGGAAAATTAGAGGACGTATATGTGGATTCATATTTTACTGAAAAACGAAAATTCAGTGAATTGGCCGCTACTTTGTCCAAAAAAGATACTACTGACATGGGATACGAACAGATAAATGCTGGCGAAGAACTCTCTGCTGAGTTTATAAATGAGCGAGATTTGACTGCCGCTGATATCGAAGAGTATCGTATTAAAGGAATGTGGTATTTTGACAAGCGCCAAGGAGAATTAAAATACCGTTTATTGGGTATTGCTCCTGTTGCTCCAGATGTTAACTTTATCGATGATGAATCTATGGATCCTGCTGATGCTAAGGTCGAACTTTTCTGGGTATGGTACCCAGGTGCCAGGCAGCTATTGCATGATGCTAAAGTATTCAACCAACGCAATTCGGCACAACCCATATCTTTTGATATGTTGTTGAACGCAAGAAGGTTCAATGGAGTCATCTATCGTGAGGATAATGTTCACGGAGACCGTAAGGTTAATGACTATATTGCAGATAATGCCCTGTTCCAGTTACTTGAGGCCAAAAGAATTAAAGAGGTCATAAGAGATAGGGAACAAGATATGTGGGCATATTAA
- a CDS encoding NAD(P)/FAD-dependent oxidoreductase, whose translation MIDYLVVGLGLAGISFCEQLEENDKSYRVVSDGSQISSLVAGGLYNPVVLKRFTLAWHADVQLEAAMPFYKKLETKLGVKLNHGIPIYRKFASIEEQNLWFEASDKPKLTKFLSTEIIENNNLGIDAPFGLGQVLHTGRIDTGALVDAYKSFLGKRENILSETFDFDCVDILENHIEYKSFKAKKIVFATGFGLKSNPYFNYLPLNGNKGELLTIKAPNLREENIIKSSVFIIPLGNDFYRVGATYDRTDKSNDSSDRAKSELLQKLHTFLKCDYEIVNHVAGIRPTVSDRRPLVGVHPIHQNMMVLNGFGSRGVLIAPTVSKQLFDFIESGNPLPQEIDVKRFSKRYFRKS comes from the coding sequence ATGATAGATTATTTGGTTGTTGGTTTAGGTTTGGCCGGTATTTCATTTTGTGAGCAATTAGAAGAAAATGACAAGAGCTATAGAGTGGTAAGTGATGGTTCCCAAATTTCTTCACTTGTGGCAGGAGGATTGTACAACCCTGTAGTTCTTAAAAGATTCACACTTGCCTGGCATGCAGATGTTCAATTAGAAGCTGCAATGCCTTTTTACAAAAAGTTGGAAACCAAGCTGGGGGTTAAGCTAAACCATGGCATCCCTATTTACAGAAAATTCGCTTCAATCGAAGAGCAAAACCTATGGTTCGAAGCTTCGGATAAGCCAAAATTGACAAAATTTCTATCTACGGAAATTATTGAAAATAATAATTTGGGTATTGATGCACCTTTTGGCTTGGGGCAGGTTTTACATACGGGGAGAATAGATACAGGGGCCTTGGTTGATGCTTATAAATCCTTTCTAGGGAAACGGGAAAATATTCTATCTGAAACTTTTGATTTTGACTGTGTCGACATCCTTGAGAATCATATAGAGTATAAATCATTTAAAGCTAAAAAAATTGTTTTTGCTACTGGTTTCGGATTAAAATCAAACCCATACTTTAATTACTTGCCATTAAATGGTAATAAAGGAGAGCTCTTGACGATTAAAGCACCCAACCTAAGAGAAGAAAATATAATAAAATCATCAGTGTTTATTATTCCATTGGGGAATGATTTCTATCGCGTAGGTGCCACTTATGACCGCACTGATAAATCAAATGATTCATCTGATAGAGCCAAAAGCGAATTGTTGCAAAAATTACATACGTTCTTAAAATGTGATTATGAGATAGTGAATCATGTTGCTGGCATTAGGCCTACGGTGTCTGACCGTAGACCTTTGGTCGGCGTACACCCTATACACCAAAATATGATGGTGTTGAATGGCTTTGGTTCGCGAGGGGTTTTGATTGCACCGACAGTTTCAAAACAGTTGTTTGACTTTATTGAATCTGGCAATCCACTTCCTCAAGAGATAGACGTTAAAAGGTTCTCAAAAAGATATTTTAGGAAGTCTTAA
- a CDS encoding DUF983 domain-containing protein encodes MLKKGNKLYSILTGTCPKCHCESMYIDENPYRLGSLFKMHERCSQCNTKYKIEPSFFYGAMYVSYAVGIAFAVAAFIISYLFLGSSLINAFIAIVGTMIAFMPVIIRLSRNIWINFFVHYDANTIKTS; translated from the coding sequence ATGTTAAAAAAAGGAAACAAACTCTACAGTATTTTAACAGGAACTTGTCCTAAATGCCATTGTGAAAGCATGTATATTGATGAAAACCCATATAGATTGGGAAGTTTATTCAAAATGCACGAGCGTTGTTCTCAATGCAATACCAAATACAAGATAGAGCCTTCCTTCTTTTATGGAGCCATGTATGTTAGCTACGCAGTAGGAATCGCATTCGCAGTTGCCGCATTCATTATCTCCTATTTATTCCTAGGCTCCTCATTGATCAATGCCTTCATTGCCATCGTGGGAACAATGATTGCTTTCATGCCGGTAATAATTCGTTTGTCAAGAAATATTTGGATTAATTTCTTTGTGCATTACGACGCGAACACTATTAAGACTTCCTAA